One part of the Alistipes onderdonkii genome encodes these proteins:
- a CDS encoding MFS transporter, which yields MISTVKKTSPLAWVPTVYFAMGLPFVVLNMVSAVMFKDMGISDARIAFWTSLIMWPWTIKFLWSPFLEIFRTKKFFVVTTQLLSGVLFGLAALALHMPHFFAVTVGVFAVVAFSGATHDIAADGVYMSELSTEDQARYIGWQGAFYNLAKLVATGGLVWFAGWLSKRFSDSGAATFDAYVQSWTVVLAILCGLLVLLGIYHSRELPSGGSAADGHSLREGLRSLKEVIAAFFTKKHIWYYIAFIVFYRLGEGFVMKIVPLFLKADTAAGGLGLTNQQIGLYYGTFGAGAFLLGSLLAGYYIAHRGLRRSLFTLCCIFNLPFAVYALLAWFQPQSMWLVGGGIVVEYFGYGFGFVGLTLFMMQQVAPGRHQMAHYAFASGIMNLSVMLTGAVSGYLSDWKGYGVFFIVVMLATIPAFVMTWFVPFTYDDKPTTK from the coding sequence ATGATTTCGACAGTTAAAAAAACTTCGCCGCTGGCCTGGGTGCCTACGGTCTATTTTGCGATGGGGCTTCCGTTCGTCGTGCTGAACATGGTCTCGGCCGTCATGTTCAAGGATATGGGGATTTCCGACGCCCGGATCGCGTTCTGGACGTCGCTGATCATGTGGCCGTGGACGATCAAATTCCTGTGGAGCCCCTTCCTGGAAATTTTCCGCACCAAAAAATTCTTCGTCGTCACGACGCAGCTCCTGAGCGGCGTGTTGTTCGGCCTTGCTGCGCTGGCGCTGCATATGCCCCATTTCTTCGCCGTCACGGTGGGGGTCTTCGCGGTGGTGGCCTTCAGTGGCGCCACGCACGACATCGCGGCCGACGGCGTTTACATGTCGGAGCTCTCGACCGAGGATCAGGCGCGGTATATCGGCTGGCAGGGGGCGTTCTACAACCTTGCGAAACTGGTCGCCACGGGCGGCCTGGTCTGGTTCGCGGGCTGGCTCAGCAAGCGTTTCAGCGATTCCGGGGCGGCGACCTTCGATGCCTATGTGCAGTCGTGGACGGTGGTGCTGGCGATCCTTTGCGGCCTGCTCGTCCTGCTGGGTATTTACCACAGCCGCGAGTTGCCGTCGGGCGGAAGTGCGGCTGACGGACATTCGCTGCGGGAAGGGCTGCGCAGCCTGAAGGAGGTGATCGCGGCGTTCTTCACGAAAAAGCATATCTGGTATTACATCGCCTTCATCGTCTTCTACCGCCTGGGCGAGGGCTTCGTGATGAAGATCGTGCCGTTGTTCCTCAAGGCGGATACCGCGGCCGGAGGGCTGGGGCTTACCAACCAGCAGATCGGGTTGTACTACGGCACGTTCGGCGCCGGGGCATTCCTTTTGGGATCGCTGCTCGCGGGCTACTATATCGCCCACCGCGGGCTGAGGCGCTCGCTCTTCACGCTGTGCTGCATTTTCAACCTTCCGTTCGCGGTCTATGCGCTGCTGGCATGGTTCCAGCCGCAGTCGATGTGGCTCGTGGGCGGCGGCATCGTCGTGGAGTATTTCGGCTACGGGTTCGGGTTCGTGGGACTTACGCTCTTCATGATGCAGCAGGTGGCCCCGGGTCGGCACCAGATGGCGCACTACGCTTTCGCCTCGGGCATCATGAACCTTTCGGTGATGCTCACCGGCGCCGTTTCGGGTTACCTGAGCGACTGGAAGGGCTACGGCGTCTTCTTCATCGTGGTCATGCTGGCGACGATCCCCGCCTTTGTGATGACCTGGTTCGTACCGTTCACCTATGATGATAAACCAACAACCAAATAA
- a CDS encoding BACON domain-containing protein: protein MACALSACSDDDTADDLSRATISITPDAIPAGPDGTTTQVTVTSSGDWRLAGVCDWVHPSAEAGKSGDVVTFTIDPNTSEESREAAFKFFTGSAVAPLKIVSEAGYSLTLLSEENMTVEALSTDIQVKLHTNIPELAVAFSDGGGDWVTYVGRNDVFGNTVLKFTVAKNPDYDDRSTVVTVSGMGQSVDIPLTQNRIYAINIEDTAFEFDLAERSFSVDVNANVDYKVMISDDWITQVPETRGLETKTLTFHLGAATTSRGGKITIEGAGITKELSVIQKDPNATLISFVDKDFVKWLQQQGWIVALGSTSGIITEKGLAATELSYNPSYYGTQWTSLEGIENFTNLEKINVMSNDLSEIDLSGLTKVKELNCTKNYGLALINLGDNPIESLSPLGTDYADVEKFTMIGNKLLSLDLTVASYYVWYDGITSIDVSGCPALQTLKCDRGEKVKSLYLKKGQDIPHLTKNAATEIVYVD from the coding sequence GTGGCCTGTGCGCTCAGCGCCTGTTCCGACGACGATACGGCGGACGACCTTTCCCGGGCCACGATATCCATTACCCCCGATGCCATCCCCGCCGGGCCTGACGGGACGACGACGCAGGTGACCGTAACCAGTTCGGGAGACTGGCGGCTCGCAGGTGTCTGCGACTGGGTGCATCCTTCGGCCGAAGCCGGGAAGAGCGGCGATGTGGTAACCTTCACGATCGATCCGAATACAAGCGAAGAGAGCCGTGAAGCGGCCTTCAAGTTCTTTACGGGATCGGCTGTCGCTCCCCTGAAAATCGTTTCGGAAGCGGGCTATTCGCTGACCCTTCTTTCCGAGGAGAATATGACCGTCGAAGCATTGAGCACCGATATCCAGGTCAAACTGCATACGAACATTCCGGAATTGGCCGTCGCGTTTTCCGACGGCGGCGGGGATTGGGTCACGTATGTCGGGCGCAACGACGTTTTCGGCAACACGGTCTTGAAGTTTACCGTTGCCAAGAACCCGGATTACGATGACCGTTCGACCGTGGTCACGGTCTCGGGCATGGGGCAGTCGGTCGATATTCCGCTGACCCAGAACCGGATATATGCAATCAATATCGAGGATACGGCATTTGAGTTTGACCTTGCGGAGCGTTCTTTCTCCGTTGATGTGAATGCCAATGTAGATTACAAAGTAATGATTAGCGACGATTGGATCACGCAGGTGCCCGAAACCCGTGGGCTGGAAACGAAGACGCTTACATTCCATCTCGGAGCGGCAACTACCAGTCGCGGAGGTAAGATTACGATTGAGGGTGCTGGCATTACCAAAGAGTTGTCCGTTATCCAGAAAGATCCGAATGCGACACTGATTTCGTTTGTCGATAAGGATTTTGTAAAGTGGCTGCAACAACAGGGCTGGATCGTCGCATTGGGGTCTACTTCCGGAATCATTACGGAGAAAGGGTTGGCCGCCACCGAGTTGTCATATAACCCCAGCTACTATGGTACCCAATGGACATCGCTGGAGGGGATCGAAAACTTCACGAACCTGGAAAAGATCAATGTCATGAGTAATGATCTAAGTGAAATAGACCTTTCCGGTTTGACAAAGGTAAAAGAATTGAATTGCACCAAGAATTATGGGTTGGCCTTGATTAATCTTGGAGACAATCCGATCGAATCGTTGTCGCCGCTGGGAACCGATTATGCGGATGTCGAGAAGTTTACGATGATCGGTAACAAGTTGCTATCGCTGGATCTGACAGTAGCCTCCTACTATGTTTGGTATGACGGGATAACCTCGATCGACGTGTCGGGTTGTCCGGCACTCCAGACTCTTAAATGCGATCGTGGGGAGAAGGTGAAGTCGCTCTATCTCAAGAAAGGGCAGGATATTCCGCACCTGACCAAGAATGCCGCGACGGAGATCGTATATGTAGATTGA